From Pleurodeles waltl isolate 20211129_DDA chromosome 1_1, aPleWal1.hap1.20221129, whole genome shotgun sequence, a single genomic window includes:
- the LOC138264533 gene encoding mitochondrial amidoxime reducing component 2-like, whose product MSIVATLQAGLQHLSQHRVAWLCAAGLGTSIAAAWLWTSWKRENGARGRGKLEQVGVVSQLLIYPIKSCKGVSVSEAECTPLGLKNGALRDRHWLVIKEDGHMITARQEPRMVFISVSEEKGHLVLHAPDQEDLLVPIKLPKSNPVKDCRIFGKDIQGRDCGDEVANWITTFLKSSEPYRLVQFELNMKPRSSKDTADVFRSTDKVAYPDASPVMLLSETSLEDLNTKLDKKVSIHNFRPCILVSNCSAFQEDSWDNILIGNVQLKRIMACSRCILTTVDPYTGILDRKEPLDTLKSYRMCDPSEKPLYKSSPLFGQYYGVDKTGVLHVGDPVFKMVE is encoded by the coding sequence ATGAGTATTGTTGCCACTCTTCAGGCTGGTCTTCAGCATCTATCTCAGCATCGTGTGGCTTGGCTGTGCGCCGCAGGGCTGGGAACGTCCATTGCTGCTGCGTGGCTCTGGACATCATGGAAGAGAGAAAATGGGGCAAGAGGGAGAGGCAAGCTGGAACAGGTTGGTGTAGTCTCGCAGCTCTTGATTTACCCCATCAAGTCCTGCAAAGGCGTTTCTGTCTCCGAAGCAGAGTGCACTCCGCTGGGACTGAAGAATGGAGCGCTCCGGGATCGACACTGGCTCGTGATAAAAGAAGATGGGCACATGATCACTGCTCGACAGGAGCCTCGCATGGTCTTTATATCTGTCTCAGAAGAAAAAGGCCACTTGGTGCTGCATGCCCCTGACCAGGAAGATCTACTTGTTCCAATCAAGCTGCCTAAATCAAATCCAGTAAAGGATTGCCGGATCTTTGGTAAAGACATCCAGGGCAGAGACTGCGGGGATGAAGTTGCTAACTGGATCACCACCTTCCTAAAGAGCAGTGAACCATATCGTTTGGTTCAGTTTGAGCTCAACATGAAACCGAGGTCCTCAAAAGACACTGCTGATGTTTTCCGATCCACTGATAAGGTAGCATATCCGGACGCCAGCCCAGTCATGCTTCTTTCTGAGACCTCTCTCGAAGATCTGAACACAAAGTTGGATAAAAAAGTGTCCATACACAATTTCAGACCTTGCATTTTGGTTTCCAATTGCAGTGCCTTTCAAGAGGATTCTTGGGATAATATCCTCATTGGAAATGTGCAGCTGAAGAGAATAATGGCCTGCTCGAGGTGCATCCTCACCACTGTGGATCCGTATACAGGAATCTTGGATCGTAAAGAGCCTCTGGACACACTCAAGAGTTACCGGATGTGTGATCCCTCTGAGAAGCCTCTATACAAATCTTCTCCACTGTTTGGACAGTATTATGGTGTTGATAAAACAGGAGTACTTCATGTTGGTGACCCAGTGTTCAAAATGGTCGAATAA